Proteins encoded by one window of Cloeon dipterum chromosome 4, ieCloDipt1.1, whole genome shotgun sequence:
- the LOC135943494 gene encoding uncharacterized protein LOC135943494, translated as MADHKFSVFLFKEKHEVVVVPDTYLIEKDGDVLCAWPTECKNLGALKNIIKRFPNGKSDWSCYPGKLKGHSLPLQEAEKIALKIRNLVKEKAVELKSGKAASVKEHDDVDANKKIKSLTDVEAEETDVELARGRSRKKKTPYSPGTDKKQEKRKKLPSPPRIALKLGEQKSSQMSQTSFNAIKKINPPSSPQLELQAPLLKNFSSPNAAGKTKETSSYQKSATPAKKRLSFTFDDYETFPNDEMLTKTAAAGVFIVTPTKVSTKKAPFAPLEPHITSAAVLETLVRLECKLDGLITEVVNMKSFIHSKPASVIEEPTLTVGNLTEFGFPLKSLNEMKEIEEKLENNQEFFSSVVTVLKKNLTKAKLKHANQESVVQEAVKAYLAEWLFAPSLAVLLNKSGQRGKTGIKSSPIARLMIDALNAAKVSNKWINLKEVLDATGEYLRQAPKRFRDSLLKMEASDSSKEIPQNIVVKKGESSATPYQPLAQTSSLAKADKFDLDDYVPPLKMYKRAAKEQRKGYAGESESESSSEKDLGVSSSDCDFSPQSGEDENNEDDDGVEEEDEL; from the exons ATGGCTGAccacaaattttcagttttcttgtttaaagaaaaacatgaAGTGGTGGTTGTGCCAGACACGTATCTCATTGAGAAAGATGGAGATGTCCTGTGTGCCTGGCCAACTGAGTGCAAGAATCTTGGAGCCCTTAAAAACATCATAAAACGGTTCCCAAATGGCAAGTCTGATTGGTCCTGTTACCCAGGAAAACTGAAGGGCCACAGTC TCCCTCTACAAGAAGCTGAAAAAATCGCTCTTAAAATTAGAAACCTGGTGAAAGAGAAGGCTGTTGAGTTGAAAAGTGGTAAAGCAGCATCCGTAAAAGAGCATGATGATGTGGATGCCAATAAGAAGATAAAAAGCCTGACAGACGTAGAAGCAGAAGAAACGGACGTTGAATTGGCAAGAGGACGGTCGCGTAAAAAGAAGACCCCTTACAGTCCAGGAACTGacaaaaagcaagaaaaaagaaaaaaactaccTAGTCCACCTAGGATTGCTCTCAAACTCGGAGAGCAGAAGTCTTCACAAATGTCACAGACCTCTTTCAATGCTATAAAGAAGATCAACCCACCGTCTTCCCCTCAGCTTGAACTGCAAGCTCCTCTGCTGAAGAACTTTTCAAGCCCAAATGCAGCAGGAAAAACAAAGGAGACTTCGTCGTATCAGAAAAGTGCGACACCTGCTAAGAAACGACTCTCATTCACCTTTGATGACTACGAAACCTTTCCGAATGATGAAATGTTGACTAAgacggcagcagcaggagTGTTTATTGTGACTCCAACTAAGGTTTCAACAAAGAAAGCACCCTTTGCCCCCTTGGAACCGCATA TTACTAGCGCTGCAGTCCTAGAAACGCTAGTTCGACTGGAGTGTAAACTTGATGGGCTCATTACAGAAGTTGTTAACATGAAAAGTTTCATTCACTCGAAACCTGCCTCTGTTATCGAAGAGCCAACCTTGACCGTAGGAAATCTCACTGAATTTGGCTTTCCCCTAAAAAGTCTcaatgaaatgaaagaaattgagGAGAAGTTAGAAAACAACCAGGAGTTTTTTTCCAGTGTG GTAACTGTCCTTAAAAAGAATTTGACCAAGGCAAAGCTGAAACATGCCAATCAAGAATCCGTTGTCCAGGAGGCCGTTAAAGCCTATCTCGCCGAGTGGCTTTTTGCTCCGAGTTTGGCAGTACTGCTGAACAAAAGTGGCCAACGCGGGAAGACGGGAATCAAGAGCTCACCAATTGCCAGATTAATGATAG acgCATTAAATGCAGCAAAGGTGTCCAACAAATGGATTAACTTGAAAGAAGTGCTGGATGCCACTGGAGAATATCTCAGACAGGCCCCAAAGAGATTCAGAGA ttctCTGCTGAAGATGGAAGCATCTGATTCCAGCAAAGAGATTCCTCAAAACATTGTTGTCAAGAAAGGAGAATCATCAGCTACACCCTATCAGCCACTCGCCCAGACAAGCAG tcTTGCCAAGGCTGATAAATTTGACTTGGACGATTACGTGCCACCCCTCAAGATGTATAAACGAGCTGCCAAAGAGCAAAGAAAGGGATATGCTgg aGAGAGCGAAAGCGAGTCCTCCAGTGAAAAAGACCTCGGTGTGAGTTCATCGGACTGCGATTTCAGCCCTCAATCCGGAGAAGACGAGAACAACGAAGATGATGATGGAGTCGAAGAAGAAGATGAGTTATAA